Genomic DNA from Dermacentor variabilis isolate Ectoservices chromosome 6, ASM5094787v1, whole genome shotgun sequence:
CTGTCACAGGGTTGCGTGGCAGTCGATGTGCGTGCAGCTGCAACGTATACTTCCACTTATTTCTATTTACAAGTCCGCTTTACCGAGATGCATTAGCCCTGGGATAGCTTGCACCGGTGTACAGTTGAAATAAAGCGCCTTCAAAGATATAGCACTGGGTGTCATATTTCGTTAGGCTTAGTTGGATACCTCGAAATGATGATTGGCTAAGTGAAACTTAACGCAAAGCCCATAGTAGCGCTTTTAGTATGCTGGAGTGAAGTTTCAGTTGTGGATAGTTCATAAAATGGAACACCAATAATAAGATACTACAACGCTATGTCTGAGTCAactaagaattcattctttctttcttttttttttagtaccaATGTACTCACCATGGCGAGGAATAAATATGAACAGGTTGTTCCAATTTTTCTTAAAGTGTAATAGTGTTTGTGCTTTTAGGGGTTAATTCACTCGGTGGATGACGAACCCCGAACAGCCTTGCTTGCAACGAGACTGCTGGCCAAGCGGGTAGGATGTCTAGTACTTTAGCGCGCTGTACAAACCACGTGGATGACGCAGTTAGTATGTCGCTGCTATAAGCAGAAACATCGCTGGCTGTGCGAGTGTTTCCTCTGCTGCCGCGCAAAGACGCTCACAAGAGCTTGGATGACAAGCACCTGCGCATCCAGTACGGACGacagccgcaacgacggcatgtCGCCTATATTGCTGACCAGCAGCGGAGCGATCTGGAGCAGCCTATATGCGTTTCAACATGGCCACGCCGACGGTTCATCGATTGTGCGCTGCCCGGCAGTTCTTCGATGCCGGAAACATTTTCTTCGCGGCGGAGTGTACGGCCAATCTGGCGTGCTCGTCTCGACCGGATCGAGGATTGCGTGCTGTGTCGAAATCGCCCCTTCCAACACCGTCCATCCCGTTTCAGCCAGCGGTGAGTGTCTTATCCGCACTAATGAAGAAAGCTTGCGCGGTTGAATAGAATAACGTTGCGTGCATGGCTACAGCGACGTGGAAGCGCCGGTATTCTGTGTTCTTCTGTCGTGTCTGTTCCTTCACGCCTTTCTGAAAGTGAATCCAGACTGACTCCCCCAATTCGCCGTGTTCCTGACGTGGATGTCACTGCGATCGAGCGCCTGGAGATAAAATTCCTTTTTGTTTCCCCGTGGAATTGACGCCGGTGTAAACGCATCGCGGGTTAAATGCATTCCACAAGATGGATCGTTGCCACTGCGACTGTCCTTTAAGGCAACTAGTTGAAGTAACGTCAGCCCTCTGCACCTGCCGTCCCGCTTTTCAGCATAGGCTGGCCAAATAAGCGCCACTCACTCAGACTCGCCCACAaagtaacgtttcttttttttttttttttttgcttggggtTCACACGGACTCGGGCTCGCTATAATATTATCCGCAGCTGGGCTCACTGAAACTCAGACTCAACAGAGTTCTACTCAGCCGGGCTGCCTCAGACTACAGAGATCGGTCTGAGCCAGTCGACTCGTGAGTGAGTTTGCCGACCTGTGCGCTCTTCAGGGCCACCCGAGACAAGTTCACGACAAATTGCCGTATCCTGGCAAGCTCTCTATCCTCGATAAGGCGAAACCAATTAAGACAAGCAACGAGCGTAAGCGAAGCCTCGCCAGCGCGCTCGGCCCTAAATTACGTTGTCATCGCCACCTCGGAAACAGCTTTTTTCGCGGCATTGTTGAAGCGAGCGAGAAACGGCAGCGGGGAGCACGCGACGCAGCACACGAACGATTTGCGCCATCAAGAGCCGCAATTTGCCGCCATTATCGTGACAGATAAGCTCACCGAAGCGGGGaccacaaagaaaagaaaagcggtaTTCCCATCACGGTCAGTGGGCACGATGTTCTCAGCAATGAGAACCGCGGCGGAAACGAGCGCACTCTCTTTTTCACACCTTTAATCCCTTGAGCGATGCGAGCCGGCCGCTCTACTCGCTAGAGCGCCTCTCTTACAGCTAACCGCGCGTACTTGACGCGCATGCGCGCGATAGTGTCACATCCATGAACGCACCAGCTCGCTCAACCGCAGTCTTCTACTGATAAAGGCGCTCcaacagcgaaaaaaagaagatcAAGATCACAAAACATCATAACATGGGTGAGCACCCCATAGCGTATATGCATGTTACCCGCGCCTGGTGAAACAAAagcttgcgcgcgcgcgcacaggaTCGTGTCGTTATCACATTCCGAGACCTGCCACGCAACCGTTGCGCATCTCCGGGCCGGTTCAAAATTGCTCGGCGCGTTGGGACCAATTACAGAAAGGCGGACGTCGTAAGCGTAGCCACAGGTaggcgttcttcttttttttttttttttttttgaaattggaGGAGACAGGTTCGCGGTGGAGACGGGGAATGCAAGGAATGGAAGATAGCAAGGGTGTTGAGGCGCTAGAGacgggattggggggggggggggcgcaatccCCGAGTTGCCGCATAATGCTTCGCGCGCACGAAAGGAAAATATGCCGTAGCAACGCACGCGGTCTAGGCGCTGCATCGAGAGATGAGAGGGGAAAGTGGCCCCATGACAGTTTCGCGCTGTCCAACCCCGAGCCAGGAACATATCTTTTTTCATTCCCCGTTCGTTGCCGTTATCTCGACTcccctcagccccccccccccccccccagagcttCCTCCTCGACCACCACTACCACTGCTACCATCAACCCCGCGGACCGGCTAAGTGATCTTGTCAGGGACTGGTGTGTCGCATTGCGGGGAAGCCACCGCGAATTCGCAGCGCTACAGCGTTCGCATCTGACCTCCCCTGCAGGAGCTGGTGTTGCGGCGAGGCAgtccttcgttttcttttttcttttttgctttctttcgttcATTTTTTTCGTGCTTGTACCCATGTGTATACCGGCGCGTATAATTATGTCTCTAATTGTGATTAATTACGTGACGGGCTGAGTTGTTTAGACGGCACAACTGCTTTGGCTTGCTTGCTT
This window encodes:
- the LOC142584515 gene encoding uncharacterized protein LOC142584515 translates to MRFNMATPTVHRLCAARQFFDAGNIFFAAECTANLACSSRPDRGLRAVSKSPLPTPSIPFQPAAPKDAFQKAPSFRNHSGRGTTGASSVSRYLHAFETYLCRKSR